Sequence from the Bacillus sp. (in: firmicutes) genome:
ACAAAACGAACACAGCCAAATGTTTTGGCTAATAGGACTGCCTGTTCCTTGTTTGGCAACAAACGAAATTTAAAAGCTTTATTTTGCTTGGTCATATCAACTCACCTCACTTTTGACCTTGATTTTCTTCGGTCATAAATTGACTTATTGGACACCCCTTCTTACTCATATATGTTGCAGACTACAAACTCTATTACGCCCAGTTTGTTTGGCTTTATAAAGGGCATCATCTGCGATTTTTATTAGTGATTCGTACTTTGATTCCCTGTCTGGTATTATTGTTGCCACACCTACGCTAATTGTAACAATTGACTTT
This genomic interval carries:
- a CDS encoding helix-turn-helix domain-containing protein; the encoded protein is MTKQNKAFKFRLLPNKEQAVLLAKTFGCVRFV